A window of Pirellula sp. SH-Sr6A contains these coding sequences:
- a CDS encoding DUF4332 domain-containing protein, whose product MHLIRLDIDRKNAAAHLQVGPLGGGLNAVYAPLQGGSATMARFVRSILFRGNYVNEVFETEEGESIDGSMQWVDATGHVRQMSFAGGSAMLPGGFVNSPLHPSQHTLHEGDRDRIRGLGNIFWEGDDGDARWDELRGDILGMLFCSALGSVSPEKLWWSASRLGVHAPARNELDEGYQSLKAEERDLLDRLRNADAVDHDRAWWALERDRILAEIEHIHHANHRPSRLTERTQHSILTGLRERLATIHVELSHLKNTHQDLIVAEANAKLDSVQDHEASSLEAFRSGVSDHVVYPRARADRPQSSDFSSELNRVRSRLEKLNAEKADVELQLQHAQSVPTSTMAPSWDDSQLRLQLAHAEEMLKRWDRRAQWHRRLGEVQSHLRTRSPYRRTSEGSLIPLAEKYLRELTAGAARQLPPWAVESSYLRGTETPADFDTPSNEQIGRDTYYDRRLPAADSRQRRLVDLAIRLAIAERAVPRIGRIPFLFDHSIEVFRGEALEQILHVLAGFARDGRQILMATHDEFIARRIAAHGGTVCRMHEILRYARPSYSMDSFEDLGIHPALHQTAPNVAIDTTSRETVNSGYFVPFYNSAQDYADINRQLSGWANESDETSWWNTVDTHASGLARPVGVRPAPIGVRNSKFHLHLDSPIDQVPTVDPALAVRFLQAGVHRVGDLLRTPPESLGVAMRTDENLIYYLQCVAELMTATTMLRPFDARVLVGCGITRSHMLRDLEPSQLVDRVDTFLRSGSGQELLRNARSFEVNRIREWVASMKRSTKRRRSAPDLDRSPTDFHRTDAGPRIRTFEPRLREERTAKTDVSSDREMREPKQPMHGRTGQTNSMNSRWKFYLDTESAVVDAPSIGPKMASKLAAISIQTVGDLLASSAETIASQLEEKNVSEETVRDWQRQALLVCRVPNLRGHDAQLIVAVGIVEAEELGSADLETLFEKVARFASSKAGVRILRGSDAPTREEVQEWIHWAQNCRAVRAA is encoded by the coding sequence ATGCATTTGATCCGCTTGGATATCGACCGTAAAAATGCCGCAGCCCATCTGCAAGTTGGACCTTTAGGAGGTGGCCTGAACGCCGTTTACGCCCCCCTGCAAGGAGGCAGCGCCACGATGGCGCGTTTCGTTCGAAGCATTCTCTTTCGTGGCAATTACGTCAACGAAGTCTTCGAAACCGAAGAAGGCGAATCGATCGATGGTTCCATGCAATGGGTCGACGCGACGGGACACGTAAGGCAAATGTCTTTCGCTGGTGGCTCCGCCATGCTCCCCGGAGGCTTTGTGAACTCCCCGCTGCATCCTTCTCAGCACACTCTGCACGAAGGCGACCGGGATCGCATTCGCGGTTTGGGGAACATTTTTTGGGAAGGGGACGACGGGGATGCGCGTTGGGATGAATTACGAGGCGATATTCTCGGGATGTTGTTTTGCAGCGCGCTCGGAAGCGTTTCACCGGAGAAACTTTGGTGGTCCGCCAGCCGGCTCGGTGTCCACGCTCCCGCTCGGAACGAACTCGATGAGGGCTATCAGAGCCTGAAAGCAGAAGAACGGGATTTGCTCGATCGACTCCGCAATGCCGATGCCGTCGATCACGATCGGGCTTGGTGGGCATTGGAACGGGACCGAATCCTGGCTGAGATCGAGCACATCCACCATGCCAATCACCGTCCCAGTCGTCTCACGGAACGAACCCAGCATTCGATCCTCACGGGCCTCCGCGAACGACTCGCGACGATTCATGTCGAACTCTCCCACCTGAAAAACACTCACCAAGATCTGATCGTCGCGGAAGCCAATGCGAAGTTGGATTCGGTTCAAGACCACGAGGCTTCGAGCCTGGAGGCGTTTCGTAGCGGCGTTTCGGATCATGTCGTCTATCCTCGCGCCCGTGCCGACCGTCCCCAATCGAGCGATTTCTCGTCCGAGTTGAACCGTGTCCGTAGCAGACTTGAGAAACTCAACGCTGAGAAGGCGGATGTCGAGCTTCAATTGCAGCACGCTCAATCCGTCCCGACATCGACGATGGCCCCAAGCTGGGACGATTCGCAATTGCGACTGCAACTGGCCCACGCCGAAGAGATGCTGAAGCGATGGGATCGCAGAGCGCAATGGCACAGACGGCTTGGCGAAGTCCAATCGCACCTGCGTACAAGATCCCCCTATCGCCGAACTTCCGAAGGCTCTTTGATTCCGTTGGCGGAAAAATACTTGCGTGAACTCACGGCCGGTGCAGCGCGCCAGCTTCCACCTTGGGCGGTCGAGTCTTCCTATCTCCGTGGCACGGAGACGCCCGCCGACTTTGATACCCCCTCGAATGAACAGATTGGTCGAGACACTTACTACGACCGTCGATTGCCTGCAGCAGATTCTCGACAGCGACGATTGGTGGACTTGGCAATCCGATTGGCGATCGCGGAACGAGCGGTTCCTCGGATCGGTCGAATCCCTTTCCTTTTCGACCATTCCATCGAAGTCTTCCGAGGCGAGGCGCTAGAGCAAATCCTGCACGTGCTCGCTGGGTTCGCACGCGATGGTCGCCAAATCTTGATGGCGACACATGATGAATTTATTGCTCGTCGGATCGCCGCGCATGGCGGAACGGTCTGCCGAATGCACGAGATCCTTCGTTACGCTCGGCCAAGCTATTCCATGGATAGTTTCGAAGACCTAGGCATCCATCCTGCGTTACACCAGACTGCACCGAACGTGGCCATCGATACCACCTCGCGGGAAACGGTGAATAGCGGCTACTTTGTTCCCTTCTATAACTCCGCTCAAGATTACGCCGATATCAATCGTCAGCTAAGCGGTTGGGCGAACGAATCGGATGAGACCTCGTGGTGGAACACGGTGGATACGCATGCAAGTGGGTTGGCTAGACCTGTTGGCGTGCGTCCTGCACCCATCGGCGTACGAAATAGCAAATTTCATCTGCACCTAGACAGCCCGATCGATCAAGTCCCCACGGTGGATCCTGCCCTGGCCGTTCGATTCCTTCAAGCCGGCGTGCATCGCGTCGGCGACTTGCTCCGAACTCCTCCGGAGTCTCTCGGGGTCGCCATGCGGACGGATGAAAATCTGATTTACTATTTGCAGTGTGTCGCCGAATTGATGACCGCTACCACGATGCTCCGACCTTTCGATGCCAGGGTTCTCGTGGGGTGCGGTATCACTCGATCGCACATGCTGCGGGATCTCGAGCCGAGCCAATTGGTGGATCGTGTCGACACCTTCCTTCGCAGCGGCAGCGGTCAAGAGCTTCTGCGGAATGCGAGATCATTCGAAGTCAATCGGATCCGAGAATGGGTCGCATCGATGAAACGATCGACCAAGCGTCGACGATCCGCACCGGATCTCGATCGCTCGCCCACCGACTTTCATCGCACCGATGCCGGTCCTCGCATCCGAACGTTCGAACCTCGTCTCCGCGAAGAACGCACCGCAAAAACGGATGTTTCCAGTGATCGCGAAATGCGAGAACCGAAACAACCCATGCATGGACGAACGGGTCAAACGAATTCCATGAACTCGCGTTGGAAGTTCTACTTGGACACCGAAAGCGCGGTGGTCGATGCTCCTAGCATCGGTCCCAAAATGGCATCAAAGCTAGCCGCTATTTCCATTCAGACCGTCGGCGACCTCTTGGCCAGTTCGGCCGAAACCATCGCATCGCAACTCGAAGAAAAAAATGTCTCCGAGGAGACTGTCCGAGATTGGCAGCGACAAGCCCTTTTGGTCTGCCGAGTACCGAACCTGCGTGGGCATGACGCGCAACTCATCGTCGCAGTCGGCATCGTGGAAGCAGAGGAACTCGGGAGTGCAGATCTGGAGACGCTGTTCGAAAAAGTTGCTCGATTTGCAAGCAGCAAAGCGGGGGTTCGCATCCTGCGAGGGTCCGACGCGCCGACCCGTGAAGAAGTGCAAGAATGGATTCATTGGGCACAAAACTGTCGCGCTGTTCGTGCGGCTTAA
- a CDS encoding beta-ketoacyl-ACP synthase III translates to MASISTSDQSNLSRSGRGRVAACPGVQVAATGSYAPEQIVTNEDLAVLGCDSEWIVQRTGIEQRRRAAADEATSDLAYHAAIDCLQSANLSPSDVDLIVCATITPDYVTPSTACLLQKRLGCVAPAFDVNAACAGFMVGMVTAAQFVRTGAARNALVVGSEIMSRTVDATDVKTYPLFGDGAGAALLQPIEPDDGSPGHTGNGLIRFTLGSEGDPAALCIPGGGSREPLSPQSITEGRQYLQMDGRSVFKWAVRIVEDSLNDVLVDAGVSPCEIDLVILHQANIRILDAAIGHFAIPRDRMFVNLDRFGNTSAASIPLALDQAVKAGRLQRGNLVLLCGFGAGLSWGTCLLRW, encoded by the coding sequence ATGGCTAGCATATCCACCTCGGACCAAAGCAACTTGAGTCGAAGCGGGCGTGGACGCGTTGCCGCTTGCCCGGGAGTTCAGGTCGCTGCAACGGGTTCTTATGCCCCGGAGCAGATTGTCACCAACGAAGATCTTGCGGTGTTGGGATGCGATAGCGAGTGGATCGTGCAGAGAACGGGGATTGAACAACGTCGCCGAGCAGCTGCCGATGAAGCCACGAGCGACCTTGCATACCACGCCGCGATCGATTGCCTGCAATCTGCCAACCTATCTCCCAGCGACGTTGATTTGATCGTCTGCGCGACGATCACCCCCGATTACGTGACGCCGAGCACTGCATGTTTGCTCCAAAAACGGCTCGGCTGCGTCGCTCCTGCATTCGATGTCAACGCGGCGTGCGCGGGCTTTATGGTTGGAATGGTTACTGCAGCGCAGTTTGTCCGAACGGGGGCGGCTCGCAATGCGCTCGTGGTCGGGAGCGAGATCATGAGCCGCACGGTGGACGCGACCGATGTGAAGACCTATCCGCTGTTCGGGGACGGAGCAGGTGCCGCACTGCTGCAGCCCATCGAACCCGATGACGGATCGCCCGGCCACACCGGCAACGGACTGATTCGATTCACCTTGGGGTCGGAAGGGGATCCCGCAGCATTGTGCATACCAGGCGGGGGATCTCGCGAACCCCTCAGCCCCCAGTCGATAACCGAAGGCCGACAGTATCTGCAAATGGACGGCCGTTCGGTGTTCAAGTGGGCCGTTCGAATTGTTGAAGACAGCTTGAACGACGTCTTAGTCGACGCGGGAGTCAGTCCCTGCGAGATCGATTTGGTCATCCTTCACCAAGCGAACATTCGCATCCTCGACGCGGCGATCGGACATTTTGCGATCCCACGCGATCGCATGTTCGTCAATTTGGACCGATTTGGTAACACGTCCGCTGCCAGCATCCCATTGGCTCTCGATCAAGCGGTCAAGGCCGGGCGTCTCCAGCGCGGCAATCTCGTTCTCCTATGCGGATTCGGAGCCGGGCTTTCGTGGGGAACTTGCCTCCTCCGCTGGTAA
- a CDS encoding Arc family DNA-binding protein → MAKRDSFLLRLPPETLDALRRWAEEELRSTNSQIETLLTHALKKAGRYPKPTASPGPSPTLGPKDATGNEGQHPDSGRDTDRKEGDGQHAEP, encoded by the coding sequence ATGGCTAAGCGGGATTCCTTCCTACTGCGACTTCCTCCAGAAACCCTCGACGCACTCCGTCGCTGGGCCGAGGAGGAGTTGCGCAGTACCAACTCCCAAATAGAGACCTTGCTCACGCATGCCCTCAAAAAGGCTGGGAGGTACCCCAAGCCCACGGCTTCTCCCGGTCCATCGCCCACTCTTGGACCAAAGGATGCGACAGGCAACGAAGGTCAGCATCCGGATAGCGGTAGAGACACCGATAGAAAGGAAGGCGATGGCCAACACGCAGAACCCTAG
- a CDS encoding SPFH domain-containing protein, with protein sequence MSTVTAEKSFQPMSGWFPLVLVILGFGGTIAGFVATVSSVDDRSEVMNVLSFLGVGGLAVVTFLALFGFLAIQPNESRVLLLFGSYKGSVKQSGFFWVNPFYSKKSVSLRVRNFETGSTSVGETKDKQGVVITPKTRTHGRPSKVNDKDGNPIEISAVVVWRVVNTAEALFEVDDYEDYVGVQSEAALRNLATRHPYDSQDHEVSLRSNTQEISDQLQRDIQDRVDKAGVEVIEARISHLAYAAEIAAAMLQRQQASAVVAARTKIVEGAVGMVQQALEHLSRDKIVELDDERKAAMVSNLLVVLCSDRHAQPVVNTGTLHN encoded by the coding sequence ATGAGTACCGTGACGGCAGAAAAGAGTTTCCAACCGATGTCGGGCTGGTTTCCGTTGGTTTTGGTGATTTTGGGGTTTGGCGGGACGATTGCAGGGTTCGTTGCCACGGTTTCGTCGGTCGACGATCGCTCTGAGGTCATGAATGTGTTGTCCTTTTTGGGAGTTGGAGGACTGGCCGTGGTCACCTTCCTGGCACTTTTCGGTTTTCTAGCGATCCAGCCGAACGAGTCCCGCGTTTTGCTCTTGTTTGGCAGCTACAAGGGCTCCGTCAAGCAATCGGGATTCTTCTGGGTCAATCCTTTCTATTCCAAGAAATCCGTATCGCTCCGAGTTCGCAATTTCGAGACCGGCTCCACCTCGGTCGGAGAAACAAAAGACAAGCAGGGTGTCGTTATCACACCGAAGACCAGAACGCACGGTCGACCCTCCAAGGTGAATGATAAGGATGGTAACCCCATCGAGATTTCCGCCGTCGTCGTTTGGCGCGTGGTGAATACCGCTGAAGCGCTCTTCGAAGTGGACGATTACGAGGATTATGTCGGGGTTCAAAGCGAAGCTGCCCTTCGAAACTTGGCGACGCGTCATCCCTACGACAGCCAAGATCACGAAGTGTCCCTTCGAAGCAATACGCAGGAGATCAGCGATCAACTGCAACGCGATATCCAAGATCGCGTTGACAAAGCAGGGGTCGAAGTTATCGAGGCACGCATCAGCCACCTTGCCTACGCTGCCGAAATTGCGGCTGCAATGCTCCAGCGCCAACAGGCCTCCGCTGTTGTCGCGGCTCGGACCAAGATTGTGGAAGGAGCCGTCGGTATGGTTCAGCAAGCGCTCGAGCACCTGAGTCGCGACAAAATTGTCGAACTCGATGACGAGCGAAAAGCGGCCATGGTATCCAATTTGCTCGTGGTCCTCTGCTCCGATCGCCACGCGCAACCGGTGGTAAATACAGGGACACTTCACAACTAA